The following are encoded together in the Paludisphaera mucosa genome:
- a CDS encoding DUF1559 domain-containing protein, with protein MNSRKPRGFTLIELLVVIAIIAVLIALLLPAVQAAREAARRSQCVNNLKQIGLAFHNYESTHGSFIPSCMYPSPVDNWGWGPSGVLSMLPFIEQGTLWNAYNVGPVASNATDGFGLYNKNTTVFNTQVASFLCPSDGAERNVSLCNYVGNYGGPYQLQPFSGTFIPTPSKNPDDQWLVGSSATVKMSSITDGTSNTALFSEVLTGVNNAATATPGAMPRAKRVHFAAPGMTNIAATTDAVNAEISACQSLPATTTGIGGTRGDWFQAYPFYVNFSNYNHMGSPNSVACASTQAGGNTNGQDVYGSAPPTSNHSGGVNMVLSDGSVRFVKDSVSRPAFWALGTRSGGEVISADSL; from the coding sequence ATGAATTCACGCAAGCCCCGCGGTTTCACGCTCATCGAGCTGCTCGTCGTCATCGCCATCATCGCGGTTTTGATCGCCCTGCTGTTGCCGGCCGTCCAGGCGGCGCGCGAGGCCGCCCGGCGCTCGCAGTGCGTCAACAACCTGAAGCAGATCGGCCTCGCCTTCCACAACTACGAGAGCACCCACGGCTCGTTCATCCCGAGCTGCATGTACCCGTCGCCGGTCGACAACTGGGGGTGGGGCCCCAGCGGCGTGCTTAGCATGCTGCCGTTCATCGAGCAGGGGACGCTCTGGAACGCCTACAACGTGGGTCCGGTGGCCAGCAACGCGACCGACGGGTTCGGCCTCTACAACAAGAACACCACGGTGTTCAACACCCAGGTCGCCTCGTTCCTCTGCCCGTCCGACGGGGCCGAGCGCAACGTGAGCCTCTGCAATTACGTCGGCAACTACGGCGGGCCTTACCAGCTCCAGCCGTTCTCGGGGACGTTCATCCCCACGCCCAGCAAGAACCCGGACGACCAGTGGCTGGTCGGCTCGTCGGCGACCGTCAAGATGAGCTCGATCACCGACGGCACGAGCAACACGGCCCTCTTCAGCGAAGTCCTCACGGGCGTCAACAACGCCGCCACGGCGACCCCCGGCGCGATGCCCAGGGCCAAGCGCGTCCACTTCGCGGCCCCGGGGATGACGAACATCGCCGCCACGACCGACGCCGTGAACGCCGAGATCTCCGCCTGCCAGAGCCTCCCCGCCACCACGACGGGCATCGGCGGCACGCGCGGCGACTGGTTCCAGGCCTACCCCTTCTACGTCAACTTCTCGAACTACAACCACATGGGCTCGCCCAACTCGGTCGCCTGCGCCTCGACCCAGGCGGGCGGCAACACCAACGGCCAGGACGTCTACGGCTCCGCGCCCCCCACCAGCAACCACTCGGGCGGCGTGAACATGGTCCTGTCGGACGGCTCCGTGCGGTTCGTCAAGGACTCGGTGTCGCGGCCGGCCTTCTGGGCGCTCGGGACCCGCAGCGGCGGCGAGGTCATCAGCGCCGACTCGCTCTGA
- a CDS encoding RidA family protein has product MGAEERLAALKLELPPAPKPVATYVTALRVGEFLYVSGHGPLKPDGTMIYGKVGDDLDMEAGIAAARQTGLAILATLKDHLGSLDRVVRLVKTLGLVNCPADYKDQPKVINGFSNLMQEVFGEAGVGTRSAFGAGSLPGGMAIEVEAIFQVKD; this is encoded by the coding sequence ATGGGAGCCGAAGAACGCCTCGCCGCCTTGAAGCTGGAGCTGCCCCCCGCCCCGAAGCCGGTGGCGACCTATGTCACGGCCCTGCGCGTGGGCGAGTTCCTCTACGTGTCGGGCCACGGCCCGCTGAAGCCCGACGGCACGATGATCTACGGCAAGGTCGGCGACGACCTGGACATGGAGGCCGGGATCGCCGCCGCGAGGCAGACCGGGCTGGCCATCCTGGCGACGCTCAAGGACCACCTCGGCTCGCTCGACCGCGTCGTGCGATTGGTCAAGACGCTCGGCCTGGTCAACTGCCCGGCCGACTACAAGGACCAGCCCAAGGTCATCAACGGCTTCTCGAACCTCATGCAAGAGGTCTTCGGCGAGGCCGGCGTGGGCACCCGGAGCGCCTTCGGCGCGGGGTCGCTGCCCGGCGGGATGGCGATCGAGGTCGAGGCCATCTTCCAGGTCAAGGATTGA
- a CDS encoding DUF5060 domain-containing protein, with protein sequence MKTAPWIVLLVALIPSSSYGQLAVEADARGVVGVRVGDAAYLSDLAVSVVKPGWSGDLANQRAVDPAKVKVHKAGATTTYTMPLSGALSGVLIERIIRERDGATLEFELIPDRDVELEAVVLRGSLATAEHAGKTTYLVGDQSGERGVLPAALNADRYVAWSGRPEWLGLERPGAGGLRIAPRDVQMQLQDDRKFDSPLFSLLMTTSGGEVLARKPIRFGVSLRAEAAGALDKEARKVGVLAQGDARPLAVASARLDRERVDVFATVTLDADVHARYDNPFDPGQVAVDAEVAAPDGRKVNVPGYYHIPFRVETRNGAETLKAAGAAGFRVRYAPTIAGPHTVTLKVKDASGEVRSEALTFLAVASKSPGFVRVAAKSPRYFAFDDGSPYFAIGENVCWANARNPLASYENWFGALGKAGGNWARLWLAFNEKGLEWSPNPTPKAGTGSYQGLGRYALDNAWRLDEVLRIAETHGVRLMYCIGTYGEFKVGGYFNEGSWVSNPYNARNGGPCSKPEDFWTDATARKLYKQRLRYLVARWGHSPFVFAWEFWNEVEPTPAVEAWTREMAAYLSEIDPNRRLVSTSYGTPPIWNDRNVDFTMTHMYGQAGDVLDFTAKIRREAVANLKFGKPYLLAEFGIDWQTGDQKWDPQGHGLNMHNGAWASVASGAAGTAMLWYWDSYVHPRDVYHVLTPVRKFADAIDWTKNPMKPIEAIAVAAPPGGVETFQDLTLVATEGWGRSPGNHYQALQDGTVQGGPIAQTLGSPKRGGDGKELYSEVVWTLDMPKPGKVLVRIGDVCSGARLRIAVDGREAVNRPLPAGEPGKGPWKSARLLQPYKVWVASYDEEVAVEVPAGRHELAIANLEGDWMQVRSITLPAYRSSRFPDVDALGIAGDDLMVLWVHDRRSTWRDPYDGTSPAPRAGLTLKVPTASTDAWSVEWWDTFQGLVVRTDVVRPASGTLPLAPPEFVRDLAARLVRKP encoded by the coding sequence ATGAAGACCGCGCCCTGGATCGTCCTGCTCGTCGCCCTGATCCCCTCATCCTCGTACGGCCAGCTCGCCGTCGAGGCCGACGCCCGCGGGGTCGTCGGGGTCCGCGTCGGGGACGCGGCCTACCTCTCGGACCTGGCGGTCTCGGTGGTCAAGCCGGGGTGGAGCGGCGACCTGGCGAATCAGCGGGCCGTCGACCCGGCGAAGGTCAAGGTCCACAAGGCGGGCGCGACGACGACCTACACGATGCCCCTGAGCGGCGCCCTGTCCGGCGTCCTGATCGAGCGGATCATCCGGGAGCGCGACGGCGCGACCCTGGAATTCGAACTGATCCCCGACCGCGACGTCGAGCTGGAGGCCGTGGTCCTCCGGGGCTCCCTGGCGACCGCCGAGCACGCCGGCAAGACCACGTATCTCGTCGGCGACCAGAGTGGCGAGCGCGGCGTCCTGCCGGCCGCGTTGAACGCCGACCGCTACGTCGCCTGGAGCGGCCGGCCGGAGTGGCTGGGGCTGGAACGCCCCGGTGCGGGGGGCCTGCGGATCGCCCCTCGCGACGTGCAGATGCAGCTCCAGGACGACCGCAAATTCGACTCGCCGCTGTTCAGCCTGCTGATGACCACGAGCGGCGGCGAGGTCCTGGCGCGCAAACCCATCCGGTTCGGCGTGAGCCTACGCGCCGAGGCCGCCGGGGCCCTCGATAAAGAAGCCCGCAAGGTCGGCGTCCTCGCCCAAGGGGACGCCCGGCCGCTGGCCGTCGCATCGGCCCGGCTCGATCGCGAACGGGTCGACGTCTTCGCCACGGTGACGCTCGACGCCGACGTCCACGCCCGCTACGACAACCCGTTCGACCCCGGGCAGGTCGCCGTCGACGCCGAGGTCGCCGCGCCCGACGGCCGGAAGGTGAACGTGCCGGGATATTATCACATCCCGTTCCGGGTCGAGACGCGGAACGGCGCCGAGACGCTCAAGGCGGCCGGGGCGGCCGGCTTCCGCGTCCGCTACGCACCGACGATCGCCGGGCCGCACACTGTCACGCTCAAGGTCAAGGACGCCAGCGGTGAGGTCCGCTCCGAAGCCCTGACGTTCCTGGCGGTCGCCTCGAAGTCGCCGGGCTTCGTCCGGGTCGCGGCCAAATCGCCGCGTTACTTCGCGTTCGACGACGGCTCGCCGTACTTCGCGATCGGCGAGAACGTCTGCTGGGCGAACGCGCGAAACCCGCTGGCGAGCTACGAGAACTGGTTCGGAGCGCTGGGCAAGGCCGGCGGCAACTGGGCCCGGCTCTGGCTCGCGTTCAACGAGAAGGGGCTGGAATGGAGCCCCAACCCGACGCCCAAGGCCGGGACCGGCTCGTACCAGGGCCTCGGCCGCTACGCGCTCGACAACGCCTGGCGGCTCGACGAGGTCCTGCGCATCGCCGAGACGCACGGCGTCCGCCTGATGTACTGCATCGGCACCTACGGCGAGTTCAAGGTGGGCGGCTACTTCAACGAGGGGAGCTGGGTCAGCAACCCCTACAACGCCCGCAACGGCGGCCCCTGCTCCAAACCCGAGGATTTCTGGACCGACGCCACGGCCCGCAAGCTCTACAAGCAGCGGCTGCGGTACCTCGTCGCCCGCTGGGGCCACTCGCCGTTCGTCTTCGCCTGGGAGTTCTGGAACGAGGTCGAGCCGACCCCGGCCGTCGAGGCCTGGACCCGCGAGATGGCCGCCTATCTCAGTGAGATCGACCCCAACCGCCGGCTCGTCAGCACCAGCTACGGCACGCCGCCGATCTGGAACGACCGCAACGTCGACTTCACCATGACGCACATGTACGGTCAGGCCGGCGACGTCCTCGACTTCACCGCCAAGATCCGCCGCGAGGCCGTGGCGAACCTCAAGTTCGGCAAGCCCTACCTGCTCGCCGAATTCGGCATCGACTGGCAGACCGGCGACCAGAAGTGGGACCCCCAGGGCCACGGGCTCAACATGCACAACGGCGCGTGGGCGTCGGTCGCCTCGGGCGCGGCGGGGACCGCGATGCTCTGGTACTGGGACAGCTACGTCCACCCCCGCGACGTCTATCACGTCCTGACCCCCGTCCGGAAGTTCGCCGACGCGATCGACTGGACGAAGAACCCCATGAAGCCCATCGAGGCCATCGCCGTCGCGGCCCCGCCCGGCGGCGTCGAGACGTTCCAGGACCTGACCCTCGTCGCGACCGAGGGCTGGGGCCGGTCGCCGGGAAACCACTACCAGGCGCTCCAGGACGGGACGGTGCAGGGGGGGCCGATCGCCCAGACGCTCGGCAGCCCGAAGCGCGGGGGCGACGGCAAGGAGCTGTATTCCGAGGTCGTCTGGACGCTCGACATGCCGAAGCCCGGCAAGGTCCTCGTCCGCATCGGCGACGTCTGCTCGGGGGCGCGCCTGCGGATCGCCGTCGACGGCCGCGAGGCCGTGAACCGACCGCTTCCCGCCGGCGAGCCCGGCAAGGGTCCGTGGAAGTCGGCGAGGCTCTTGCAGCCCTACAAGGTCTGGGTCGCCTCGTACGACGAGGAGGTCGCCGTCGAGGTCCCCGCCGGCCGCCACGAGCTGGCGATCGCCAACCTGGAAGGCGACTGGATGCAGGTCCGCTCCATCACCCTGCCGGCGTACCGCTCCAGCCGCTTCCCCGACGTCGACGCCCTGGGGATCGCCGGCGACGACCTGATGGTCCTCTGGGTCCACGACCGCCGCAGCACCTGGCGCGACCCTTACGACGGAACCTCCCCGGCCCCCCGCGCGGGCCTGACCCTGAAAGTCCCCACCGCCTCGACCGACGCCTGGAGCGTCGAATGGTGGGACACGTTCCAGGGCCTCGTGGTCCGCACGGACGTCGTCCGACCCGCCTCGGGGACTCTCCCGCTCGCGCCGCCGGAGTTCGTCCGCGACCTCGCCGCCCGGCTCGTCCGTAAGCCCTGA
- a CDS encoding carbon-nitrogen hydrolase — MRANRPPFRVGLIQMRCSADPDDNLRRASEMLRDAASKGVQVACLPELFLTPYFCQTEDAAVFDLAEPIPGPTTEALAKVAREAKMTVVGSIFERRTAGVYHNTAVVLDVDGSLVGRYRKMHIPDDPLYYEKYYFTPGDLGFKSFETKHARVGTLVCWDQWYPEAARLTALQGSEVLFYPTAIGWHPSEKAEFGEAQASAWETMQRAHAIANGVFVGAINRIGHEGAADGGIEFWGGSFLADPFGRVLARASRDREEILVVECDPRLQEETRRNWPFLRDRRIDAYAPITQRFLDGS; from the coding sequence ATGAGGGCGAACCGCCCGCCGTTCCGCGTGGGATTGATCCAGATGAGGTGCTCGGCCGACCCCGACGACAACCTGCGTCGGGCGTCGGAGATGCTGCGCGACGCGGCGTCGAAAGGGGTGCAGGTCGCCTGCCTGCCCGAGCTGTTCCTGACGCCCTACTTCTGCCAGACCGAGGACGCGGCGGTGTTCGACCTCGCCGAGCCGATCCCCGGGCCGACCACCGAGGCCCTGGCGAAGGTCGCCCGCGAGGCGAAGATGACGGTCGTCGGCTCGATCTTCGAGCGTCGGACGGCCGGCGTGTACCACAACACGGCCGTCGTGCTCGACGTCGACGGCTCGCTCGTCGGCCGCTACCGCAAGATGCACATCCCCGACGACCCGCTGTACTACGAGAAGTACTACTTCACCCCCGGCGACCTCGGCTTCAAGAGCTTCGAGACGAAGCACGCCCGCGTCGGCACGCTCGTCTGCTGGGACCAGTGGTACCCCGAAGCCGCCCGGTTGACGGCCTTGCAGGGCTCGGAAGTCCTCTTCTACCCCACGGCGATCGGCTGGCACCCCAGCGAGAAGGCCGAGTTCGGCGAGGCCCAGGCGTCCGCGTGGGAGACCATGCAGCGCGCCCACGCGATCGCCAACGGCGTCTTCGTGGGGGCGATCAATCGCATCGGCCACGAAGGGGCGGCCGACGGCGGCATCGAGTTCTGGGGCGGCTCGTTCCTGGCCGACCCCTTCGGCCGCGTCCTCGCGCGGGCGAGCCGCGACCGCGAGGAGATCTTGGTCGTCGAGTGCGACCCCCGCCTCCAGGAAGAGACCCGCCGCAACTGGCCCTTCCTCCGCGACCGCCGCATCGACGCCTACGCGCCGATCACCCAGCGGTTCCTGGACGGGTCCTGA
- a CDS encoding DUF1559 domain-containing protein, whose product MSKRTSRGFTLIELLVVIAIIAVLIALLLPAVQSAREAARRAQCTNNLKQFGLAMHNYESSYGAFVPSCMYPSPLDNWGWGPSGHLSLLQFIEQGVLFNAYNVGAVQCNSGGCNLYAMNTTVFNTQVSSFLCPSDSSERQVTLCNYVGNVGGPHQLLAFSGTYTPTANTDYPGSVTMKIGSITDGTSNTALFSEVLTGVNNAGAVTAGSGARSKRVHFDGKGSGMTSTAATADGVNANIAACMAVPPTTVGWGGARGDWFQAFPWYVNYAVYNHVMTPNGRTCVSGQIWDGNTWGVDYYGTAPPSSNHPGGVNVTMADGSVKFIKDSISRPAWWAIGSRNGGEVVSADSL is encoded by the coding sequence ATGTCGAAACGAACGTCCCGCGGGTTCACGCTGATCGAGCTGCTGGTGGTCATCGCCATCATCGCCGTCCTCATCGCCTTGCTGCTGCCGGCCGTGCAGTCGGCCCGCGAGGCCGCCCGCCGCGCCCAGTGCACGAACAACCTCAAGCAGTTCGGCCTGGCCATGCACAACTACGAGAGCTCGTACGGCGCGTTCGTGCCGAGCTGCATGTATCCCTCGCCGCTGGACAACTGGGGATGGGGCCCGAGCGGCCACCTCAGCCTCCTCCAGTTCATCGAGCAGGGCGTCCTGTTCAACGCCTACAACGTCGGCGCGGTGCAGTGCAACAGCGGCGGCTGCAACCTGTACGCGATGAACACCACCGTGTTCAACACGCAGGTCTCGTCGTTCCTCTGCCCGTCCGACTCGTCGGAGCGGCAGGTGACCCTGTGCAACTACGTCGGCAACGTCGGCGGCCCGCACCAGCTCCTGGCGTTCAGCGGCACGTACACGCCGACCGCGAACACCGACTACCCCGGCTCGGTCACGATGAAGATCGGCTCGATCACCGACGGCACGAGCAACACGGCCCTCTTCAGCGAGGTCCTCACCGGCGTCAACAACGCCGGCGCGGTCACCGCCGGCTCGGGCGCACGGTCGAAGCGCGTCCACTTCGACGGCAAGGGCTCGGGCATGACGAGCACGGCGGCGACGGCCGACGGCGTCAACGCCAACATCGCCGCCTGCATGGCCGTGCCCCCGACCACCGTGGGGTGGGGCGGAGCCCGCGGCGACTGGTTCCAGGCCTTCCCCTGGTACGTCAACTACGCCGTCTACAACCACGTCATGACGCCCAACGGCCGGACGTGCGTCAGCGGCCAGATCTGGGACGGCAACACGTGGGGCGTCGACTACTACGGCACGGCCCCGCCGAGCAGCAACCACCCCGGCGGCGTGAACGTCACCATGGCGGACGGCTCGGTCAAGTTCATCAAGGACTCGATCTCACGGCCGGCCTGGTGGGCGATCGGCTCCCGCAACGGCGGCGAGGTCGTCAGCGCCGACTCGCTCTGA
- a CDS encoding SDR family NAD(P)-dependent oxidoreductase, with product MGRLDGSRCLIVGGTGGIGLASARRFRDEGARVVACGRSPETCAAAAADLGPGVAVLTADAAVPEDVDRLFAEAVEILGGRLDVLFHVAGLSGRRFGDGPLHECSVAGWDAVLDANARSTFLTDRAAVRQMLMQEPDARGLRGTVLNMGSVLGWSPAPDFFGTIAYAASKGAVEAMTIAAASRYARDRIRFNLIAPALIETPMAARACGDPAILAYLAAKQPMAGGPGSAEDCAEAALFLCEPASRFTTGVVLNVDGGWCVSEGRLPDAPPPPTFEKP from the coding sequence ATGGGTCGCCTCGACGGCTCGCGCTGCCTGATCGTCGGCGGGACCGGCGGCATCGGCCTGGCCTCGGCCCGGCGGTTCCGCGACGAAGGCGCGCGGGTCGTCGCCTGCGGCCGCTCGCCCGAGACCTGCGCCGCGGCGGCCGCCGACCTCGGGCCCGGCGTCGCCGTGCTCACGGCCGACGCCGCCGTCCCGGAGGACGTCGACCGGTTGTTCGCCGAGGCGGTCGAGATCCTCGGCGGCCGGCTCGACGTGCTCTTCCACGTCGCGGGCCTCAGCGGCCGGCGGTTCGGCGACGGGCCCTTGCACGAGTGCTCCGTCGCCGGCTGGGACGCCGTCCTCGACGCCAACGCGCGGTCGACGTTCCTGACCGACCGCGCGGCCGTCCGGCAAATGTTGATGCAGGAGCCCGATGCCCGCGGCCTGCGCGGCACCGTCCTGAACATGGGGTCGGTGCTGGGCTGGTCGCCCGCCCCCGACTTCTTCGGGACGATCGCCTACGCGGCGAGCAAGGGGGCCGTCGAGGCGATGACGATCGCCGCGGCCTCGCGGTACGCCCGCGACCGCATCCGGTTCAACCTGATCGCCCCGGCCCTGATCGAGACGCCGATGGCCGCGCGGGCCTGCGGCGACCCGGCGATCCTGGCCTATCTGGCGGCCAAGCAGCCGATGGCCGGCGGCCCCGGCTCGGCCGAGGACTGCGCCGAGGCCGCGCTCTTCCTGTGCGAGCCGGCCTCGCGGTTCACGACGGGCGTCGTCCTGAACGTCGACGGCGGCTGGTGCGTCTCCGAGGGCCGCCTCCCCGACGCCCCCCCTCCCCCGACCTTCGAGAAACCATGA
- a CDS encoding agmatine deiminase family protein encodes MTSPTPAQLGFRMPAEWEPHEATWIAWPYNHEDWPGKFAPTPWVYSEIVRVLSRHEKSVVVVVADGAMKRAAAKVLEKAGVNLERVRFFKAATDRVWLRDSGPTFVVRDGAPSGVEGEPAGPVAMVNWKFNAWAKYDNYHEDRRLGRRIAEETGLHRWAPRVEIDGAPRRVVLEGGSIDVNGRGTLLTTEECLLSDVQERNPGLDRAGYERVFAENLGVSNVVWLGRGVHGDDTHGHVDDIARFVDARTVVAVVEPNVDDPNHEPLQDNLRRLREARDQDGEPLRVVELPMPAPVTFEGDVLPASYANFYIADGVVIVPTFNDPNDRVALNTLAELFPGRSIVGIHCVDLVLGLGTLHCLSQQQPAEPTGG; translated from the coding sequence ATGACCAGCCCCACGCCCGCCCAGCTCGGATTCCGTATGCCCGCCGAATGGGAGCCGCACGAGGCGACCTGGATCGCCTGGCCCTACAACCACGAGGACTGGCCCGGCAAGTTCGCCCCGACGCCCTGGGTCTACTCCGAGATCGTCCGCGTCCTGAGCCGTCACGAGAAGTCGGTCGTCGTGGTCGTCGCCGACGGCGCGATGAAGCGTGCGGCGGCGAAGGTCCTCGAAAAAGCCGGCGTGAACCTGGAACGCGTCCGCTTCTTCAAGGCGGCGACGGATCGCGTCTGGCTCCGCGACTCGGGCCCCACGTTCGTCGTCCGCGACGGCGCCCCCAGCGGCGTCGAGGGCGAGCCGGCCGGCCCTGTCGCGATGGTCAACTGGAAGTTCAACGCCTGGGCCAAGTACGACAACTATCACGAGGACAGGCGACTGGGCCGCCGGATCGCCGAGGAGACGGGCCTCCATCGCTGGGCCCCGCGCGTCGAGATCGACGGCGCCCCTCGGCGCGTCGTGCTGGAAGGTGGCTCGATCGACGTCAACGGCCGGGGGACGCTGCTGACGACCGAGGAATGCCTCCTCAGCGACGTCCAGGAGCGCAACCCCGGCCTGGACCGCGCGGGATACGAGCGCGTCTTCGCCGAGAATCTGGGCGTCTCGAACGTCGTCTGGCTCGGGCGGGGCGTCCACGGCGACGACACCCACGGCCACGTTGACGACATCGCCCGGTTCGTCGACGCGAGGACCGTCGTCGCCGTCGTCGAGCCGAACGTCGACGACCCGAACCACGAGCCGCTCCAGGACAACCTGCGCCGGCTCCGCGAGGCCCGCGACCAGGACGGCGAGCCCCTGCGCGTCGTCGAGCTGCCGATGCCCGCGCCCGTGACCTTCGAGGGCGACGTCCTGCCGGCGAGCTATGCGAACTTCTACATCGCCGATGGCGTCGTGATCGTCCCCACCTTCAACGACCCGAATGATCGGGTCGCGCTCAACACCCTCGCCGAGCTGTTCCCGGGCCGGAGCATCGTGGGGATCCACTGCGTCGACCTGGTCCTGGGCCTCGGCACCCTCCACTGCCTCTCCCAGCAGCAGCCGGCCGAGCCGACCGGAGGCTGA
- a CDS encoding alpha/beta hydrolase: MTLFLSVVGAAAVAAVSWMGEAEPVDGTEEIKALMRAGRSTLDGSEGDGGRLSARPGRLTEAAAAGLHRLGMDEIRDGLLYVPVGYRPKRPAPLVVVLHGARGDAKDGIALLRGQADDAGLILLAPSSRGRTWDAILGSFGPDVEVIQQSLAQTFGRCSVDPDRVVVCGFSDGASYALSLGLTNGDLFTRVIAFSPGFMAPGKRHGRPRIYLSHGTNDSVLPMERCSRVILPKLRDAGYEVAYREFVGPHSVPDEIAREAATWLFTR, from the coding sequence ATGACGCTGTTTCTCTCGGTCGTCGGGGCGGCGGCCGTCGCGGCTGTCTCGTGGATGGGTGAAGCCGAGCCCGTCGATGGCACCGAGGAGATCAAGGCGCTTATGAGGGCCGGACGATCGACCCTGGATGGTTCCGAGGGAGACGGCGGCCGACTCTCCGCTCGGCCAGGACGTCTGACGGAGGCTGCCGCGGCCGGGCTGCATCGGCTCGGCATGGACGAAATTCGAGACGGCCTGTTGTACGTGCCCGTCGGTTACCGGCCCAAGCGGCCCGCGCCGCTGGTCGTCGTGCTCCACGGGGCGCGCGGCGACGCGAAAGACGGAATCGCTCTGCTTCGAGGGCAGGCCGACGACGCCGGCCTGATTTTGCTGGCCCCTTCGTCCCGCGGCCGGACCTGGGACGCCATTCTTGGTAGCTTCGGTCCGGACGTCGAGGTCATCCAGCAGTCGCTAGCTCAGACATTCGGCCGATGTTCGGTCGACCCGGATCGCGTGGTCGTGTGCGGGTTCTCCGACGGTGCCAGCTACGCGCTCTCGTTGGGGCTGACCAACGGCGACCTGTTCACCCGGGTGATCGCTTTCTCGCCCGGCTTCATGGCGCCGGGAAAGCGGCACGGTCGGCCCCGCATCTACCTCTCACACGGGACGAACGACTCGGTCCTGCCGATGGAGCGTTGCAGTCGCGTGATCTTGCCGAAACTCCGGGACGCGGGCTACGAGGTCGCCTACCGTGAATTCGTCGGTCCTCACTCCGTACCGGACGAAATTGCCCGCGAGGCCGCGACCTGGCTCTTCACAAGATGA
- a CDS encoding efflux RND transporter periplasmic adaptor subunit — protein MSIPASPSGRRRAALFAAAGALLVGPPGCSRREATAPNAGPKRPDAVDAQTIRVQRRDIQMQVIQPGTIQAFEATPIYARINGYVDKYSVNIGDRVKLGDVLLTMWIPDLVETVNQKIAAVDRAQVQIRVTESALRSAQATLENAEAHITSSRAVVKRSQAAYSRWESEYNRLNQLVANQVLNSQVRDETYRQFEEAAATRDESDAMVNEAIASRDKAKADLERAKVDVEAAKADLAVAEADRRQAQVLVDYGRIKASYDGVITQRNVSPGDYLQAGGGTGGRPLFVLEQTDPVRVFVGVPELAASFIKDGDTALVRIQAIAGAMRSGKIVRSAFSLNPSSRTLQTEIDIPNQDGHLRPGMYVTVVVTIDRKQVLSVPSGALIHTGGQNYALDMSINEKVVRIPVLIGPSSDQYTEILRKRPPGAPPEGWVPLDGEEQVVVDATQSGMDKAAGPN, from the coding sequence ATGTCCATTCCAGCTAGTCCGAGCGGCCGGCGACGGGCCGCGCTGTTCGCCGCGGCCGGGGCGCTGCTCGTCGGCCCGCCCGGCTGCTCGCGCCGCGAGGCGACCGCGCCGAACGCGGGGCCGAAACGACCCGACGCCGTCGACGCGCAGACGATCCGCGTCCAGCGTCGCGACATCCAGATGCAGGTGATCCAGCCGGGGACGATCCAGGCGTTCGAGGCGACGCCGATTTACGCTCGCATCAATGGATACGTCGACAAGTACAGCGTGAACATCGGCGACCGCGTGAAGCTCGGCGACGTGCTGCTCACGATGTGGATCCCCGACCTCGTCGAGACGGTGAACCAGAAGATCGCGGCCGTGGATCGGGCCCAGGTCCAGATCCGCGTCACCGAGAGCGCCCTCCGGTCCGCCCAGGCGACGCTGGAGAACGCCGAGGCGCACATCACCTCGTCGCGGGCGGTCGTCAAGCGGTCGCAGGCGGCGTACTCGCGTTGGGAATCGGAATACAACCGGCTCAACCAGCTCGTCGCCAATCAGGTCCTGAACAGCCAGGTCCGCGACGAGACCTACCGCCAGTTCGAAGAGGCCGCCGCCACCCGCGACGAGTCCGACGCCATGGTCAACGAGGCCATCGCCAGCCGCGACAAGGCCAAGGCCGACCTCGAGCGGGCGAAGGTCGACGTCGAGGCCGCCAAGGCCGACCTGGCCGTCGCCGAGGCCGACCGCCGCCAGGCGCAGGTGCTGGTCGACTACGGCCGGATCAAGGCGTCGTACGACGGCGTGATCACCCAACGCAACGTCAGCCCCGGCGACTACCTGCAGGCCGGCGGCGGGACCGGCGGCCGGCCCCTGTTCGTCCTGGAGCAGACCGACCCCGTCCGCGTCTTCGTCGGCGTGCCCGAGCTGGCCGCCAGCTTCATCAAGGACGGCGACACGGCCCTCGTGCGCATCCAGGCCATCGCGGGCGCGATGCGGAGCGGCAAGATCGTCCGCTCGGCCTTCTCGCTCAACCCTTCGAGCCGCACGCTCCAGACCGAGATCGACATCCCCAACCAGGACGGCCACCTGCGCCCCGGCATGTACGTGACCGTCGTCGTCACCATCGACCGCAAGCAGGTGCTCTCGGTGCCCTCGGGAGCGCTCATCCACACGGGCGGACAGAACTACGCGCTCGACATGAGCATCAACGAGAAGGTCGTCCGCATCCCGGTCCTGATCGGCCCGTCGAGCGACCAGTACACCGAAATCCTCCGCAAGCGGCCGCCCGGCGCGCCTCCCGAAGGCTGGGTCCCCCTCGACGGCGAGGAGCAGGTCGTCGTCGACGCGACCCAGTCGGGCATGGACAAGGCCGCGGGCCCCAATTGA